A portion of the Novosphingobium sp. KA1 genome contains these proteins:
- the rplI gene encoding 50S ribosomal protein L9: MDIILLERVEKLGNIGDVVSVKDGFARNYLLPNKKALRANEKNKQVFEANRAKIEADNAERRSSAEAQSGNVEGKQVVLIRASSNSGQLYGSVSVRDIVDALNEQGAGVAKNMIVLERPIKTIGVFDVRVNLHPEVAVTVKVNVARSADEADLQSQGVDVMAAMFEQDVSGFTEAYDPNAEPGEIAVEEAEVEGEEEA; the protein is encoded by the coding sequence ATGGATATCATCCTCCTCGAACGCGTCGAGAAGCTCGGCAACATCGGTGACGTCGTTTCCGTCAAGGACGGTTTCGCACGCAACTACCTGCTGCCGAACAAGAAGGCGCTGCGCGCCAACGAAAAGAACAAGCAGGTCTTCGAAGCCAACCGCGCGAAGATCGAAGCTGACAACGCCGAGCGTCGCTCTTCGGCCGAAGCCCAGTCGGGCAACGTCGAAGGCAAGCAGGTCGTCCTGATCCGCGCCTCGTCGAACTCGGGCCAGCTTTACGGTTCGGTTTCGGTTCGCGACATCGTCGACGCCCTCAACGAACAGGGCGCTGGCGTTGCCAAGAACATGATCGTGCTCGAACGCCCGATCAAGACCATCGGCGTGTTCGACGTTCGCGTGAACCTGCACCCCGAAGTCGCCGTCACCGTCAAGGTGAACGTGGCGCGCTCGGCTGACGAAGCCGACCTGCAGTCGCAGGGCGTCGACGTCATGGCCGCGATGTTCGAACAGGACGTCTCGGGCTTCACCGAAGCTTACGACCCGAATGCCGAACCCGGCGAAATCGCGGTTGAAGAAGCTGAAGTGGAAGGCGAAGAGGAAGCCTGA
- a CDS encoding AMP nucleosidase, with translation METIESTVAELVRVYETAVTTLKADIAAFVEHGTLPPPERRETHAWCYPELRITYKGVERGSLYSRSFGRLNDAGTYVTTITRPRLFADYLNEQLGLLHEDYEVEIEVSRSAQEIPFPYVLDGIGMGSVTPQELAAHFPTTELAMIGDEIADGVFLQPQDEPLPLALFDGLRTDFSLARLQHYTGTSVEHCQRFILFTNYHRYVDEFVDWAGKQIGTDGYTALSGAGGLYLDAPVDNARERLSDTAWRRHQMPAYHLIRPDKSGITLVNIGVGPSNAKTITDHLAVIRPEVWLMIGHCGGLREGQRIGDYVLAHAYLRDDHVLDHVLPPEIPLPAIAEVQQALASAAETVSGEGGANLKKRMRTGTIVTTDDRNWELRYTESAHRFSLSRAIGIDMESATISAQGYRFRVPYGTLLCVSDKPIHGELKLPGQANRFYEEAIASHLKIGLQACDLLRAEGERLHSRKLRAFNEPPFR, from the coding sequence ATGGAAACGATAGAAAGCACCGTCGCGGAACTGGTCCGCGTCTACGAAACCGCCGTCACCACCCTGAAGGCCGACATTGCCGCCTTTGTCGAGCACGGCACCCTTCCCCCGCCCGAACGCCGAGAGACGCACGCATGGTGCTATCCGGAACTGCGCATCACCTACAAAGGTGTCGAGCGCGGCTCGCTTTACAGCCGCTCGTTCGGCCGCCTGAACGACGCAGGCACTTACGTCACCACGATCACCCGCCCGCGCCTCTTCGCGGATTACCTCAACGAACAGCTCGGCCTGCTCCACGAGGATTACGAGGTCGAGATCGAGGTCAGCCGCTCCGCGCAGGAGATTCCCTTCCCCTACGTGCTTGACGGCATCGGCATGGGTAGCGTGACTCCGCAGGAACTGGCAGCGCACTTCCCGACCACCGAACTCGCCATGATCGGTGACGAAATCGCCGACGGCGTGTTCCTGCAGCCCCAGGACGAACCGCTGCCGCTGGCCCTGTTCGACGGCCTTCGCACCGACTTCAGCCTGGCCCGCCTCCAGCACTACACCGGCACCAGCGTCGAGCACTGCCAGCGCTTCATCCTCTTCACCAACTACCACCGCTACGTGGACGAGTTCGTGGACTGGGCCGGCAAACAGATCGGCACGGACGGGTACACCGCACTTTCCGGCGCCGGGGGCCTCTACCTCGACGCGCCAGTCGACAATGCCCGCGAGCGCCTGTCCGACACCGCATGGCGCCGCCACCAGATGCCTGCCTACCACCTGATCCGTCCGGACAAGTCGGGCATCACCCTGGTCAACATCGGCGTCGGCCCGTCCAACGCCAAGACCATCACCGACCACCTCGCGGTGATCCGTCCGGAAGTCTGGCTGATGATCGGCCACTGCGGCGGGCTGCGCGAAGGCCAGCGCATCGGCGACTACGTGCTCGCCCATGCCTATCTGCGCGACGACCACGTGCTCGATCACGTGCTGCCGCCCGAGATCCCGCTGCCGGCAATTGCCGAAGTGCAGCAGGCCCTCGCCAGTGCAGCCGAAACCGTCAGCGGCGAAGGCGGCGCAAACCTCAAGAAGCGCATGCGCACCGGCACCATCGTCACCACCGACGATCGCAACTGGGAACTGCGCTACACCGAATCCGCGCACCGCTTCAGCCTCAGCCGTGCCATCGGCATCGACATGGAAAGCGCCACGATCAGCGCGCAGGGCTATCGCTTCCGCGTCCCCTACGGCACGCTGCTCTGCGTCTCGGACAAGCCGATCCACGGCGAGTTGAAGCTGCCGGGGCAGGCCAACCGCTTCTACGAGGAGGCGATCGCCAGCCACCTCAAGATCGGCCTTCAGGCCTGTGACCTGCTGCGTGCGGAAGGCGAGCGCCTGCACAGCCGTAAGCTGCGCGCCTTCAACGAACCGCCGTTCCGCTGA
- a CDS encoding TonB-dependent receptor codes for MKRLLLASTLLMGLPVAAQAQETAPDSTSDSSADSSGGAAIVVTGSRLHNANLEQAAPIMAMSKEEIALTGQQNIEAILKDLPQVLPGSGGASNNPGGGVATADLRGLGAQRTLVLVNGRRYVSYDTNQIVDLNTIPTALIERADVVTGGKSAVYGSDAISGVINFVTKQDFEGVQANADYRLTDSGDGAQWTGGLLVGKNFADGRGNITLYGEYSKRKAIKQSARSYTATTQTDASDDDINYYLTNGGSASIPSTRLNIGGKNYKFDESGSYSDYTSSDAYNYASENYLQVPQTRKLFFGQAHFDVSNALTFYTEGQYVHNRVKNQLAPTPVTGSFEIDNDSSFLSADSQALLQSYDTDGDGYTTANIYRRLSEVGDRISVMDSKALRGVFGARGDIGSGWSYDVYGSYARTRQTEHQYGNISRSRLEQALKTTYDADGNLVCSDTSNGCVPANIFGAGNLSQAAVDFLEVDTVNRSTITEKVVSGVITNNNLFDLGAGPAGIVFGGEYRNEHGSYDPDELLSSGDVVGFNGSEPTSGGYNVKELFTEIDVPLLADKPFVNRLEFNGAARYSYYSTAAKSVGTFSAGLVYAPIKDISLRAQYSRAVRAPTVSDLYAGQSEGYPSATDPCSTKYANSSSSDFSQNLYNACVRDGVPAASVGSGDYNASASQIQTYSGGNPDLREETANTYTFGAVLQPSFLPRLSITVDYYHIKIDNYITSAGVGSILTACYGDENNGWTSYDSNACSLLPRDSSGTITGAIDTLANSGGVKTDGIDFDAQYSIPLAFGANNASKLNLRLAGTYLMNWTFHPLASIPDIVYNCAGKFGLNCGNVYASWRLNGRATWQTDGYGLSLAWRHLSSVKDDDDSTPYAVERIKAYDYFDLTATIDVAKRFTWSIGMNNMFDKKPPILGDNQEQSNTYPTTYDVYGRTFFTSIKMDF; via the coding sequence ATGAAGCGCCTTCTGCTGGCGTCCACGCTCCTCATGGGTCTGCCGGTCGCAGCTCAGGCCCAGGAAACCGCCCCGGATTCCACCTCCGACTCTTCCGCCGACAGTTCTGGCGGTGCAGCGATCGTCGTCACGGGCTCGCGTCTGCACAATGCCAATCTCGAACAGGCCGCGCCGATCATGGCGATGAGCAAGGAAGAGATCGCCCTCACCGGCCAGCAGAACATCGAAGCGATCCTGAAGGATCTGCCGCAGGTTCTCCCCGGTTCCGGTGGCGCCTCGAACAACCCGGGCGGCGGCGTTGCCACGGCAGACCTTCGCGGCCTTGGCGCCCAGCGCACGCTGGTGCTGGTCAACGGCCGCCGCTACGTCTCGTATGACACCAACCAGATCGTCGACCTCAACACCATCCCGACCGCGCTGATCGAGCGCGCCGACGTGGTGACCGGCGGCAAGTCTGCCGTCTACGGTTCCGACGCGATCAGCGGTGTCATCAACTTCGTCACCAAGCAGGACTTCGAAGGCGTCCAGGCCAATGCCGACTACCGCCTGACTGATTCCGGCGACGGTGCGCAGTGGACGGGCGGCTTGCTCGTCGGCAAGAACTTCGCCGATGGCCGCGGCAACATCACGCTTTACGGCGAATACAGCAAGCGCAAGGCGATCAAGCAGTCCGCCCGGTCGTACACGGCCACGACGCAGACCGACGCCAGCGATGATGACATCAACTACTACCTCACGAATGGTGGATCGGCCAGTATCCCCTCGACCCGCCTCAACATCGGCGGCAAGAACTACAAGTTCGACGAGAGCGGCAGCTATTCAGACTATACGTCGTCCGACGCCTACAACTACGCCTCCGAGAATTATCTGCAGGTCCCCCAGACCCGCAAGCTGTTCTTCGGACAGGCCCATTTTGACGTCAGCAATGCGCTGACCTTCTACACCGAAGGCCAGTACGTCCATAACCGCGTCAAGAACCAGCTCGCACCGACCCCGGTTACCGGCAGCTTCGAGATCGACAACGATTCCTCGTTCCTCTCGGCCGACAGCCAGGCGCTGCTGCAAAGCTACGACACCGATGGCGACGGCTACACCACCGCCAACATCTACCGCCGCCTTTCGGAAGTGGGCGACCGCATCTCGGTGATGGACAGCAAGGCCCTGCGCGGCGTGTTCGGTGCCCGCGGCGACATCGGAAGCGGCTGGAGCTATGACGTCTACGGCAGCTACGCCCGCACCCGCCAGACCGAACACCAATACGGCAACATCTCGCGCAGCCGCCTCGAACAGGCGCTCAAGACCACCTACGATGCCGATGGCAACCTGGTGTGCAGCGACACCAGCAACGGCTGCGTCCCCGCCAACATCTTCGGCGCAGGCAATCTGAGCCAGGCGGCGGTGGACTTCCTGGAAGTCGACACGGTCAACCGCTCGACGATCACCGAAAAGGTGGTTTCCGGCGTCATCACGAACAACAACCTGTTCGATCTCGGTGCCGGCCCAGCGGGTATCGTGTTCGGCGGAGAATACCGTAACGAACACGGCAGCTACGATCCCGATGAACTTCTCTCCTCGGGTGACGTTGTCGGCTTCAACGGCAGCGAGCCGACCTCGGGCGGCTACAACGTGAAGGAACTCTTCACCGAAATCGACGTGCCGCTGCTCGCCGACAAGCCCTTCGTCAACCGCCTCGAATTCAACGGTGCAGCCCGCTACTCGTACTACTCGACGGCGGCAAAGTCGGTCGGTACCTTCTCGGCAGGCCTGGTCTATGCGCCGATCAAGGACATCAGCCTGCGTGCGCAGTATTCGCGCGCGGTGCGTGCACCGACGGTCAGCGATCTCTACGCCGGGCAATCGGAGGGCTATCCCAGCGCAACCGACCCGTGCTCGACCAAGTACGCGAATTCGAGCTCTTCGGACTTCAGCCAGAACCTTTACAACGCCTGCGTCCGCGATGGCGTTCCGGCTGCCTCCGTCGGCAGCGGGGACTACAACGCCAGCGCCAGCCAGATCCAGACCTACAGCGGCGGCAATCCGGACCTGCGCGAGGAAACCGCGAACACCTACACCTTCGGTGCGGTGCTCCAGCCCTCGTTCCTTCCCCGCCTGTCGATCACCGTCGACTATTACCACATCAAGATCGACAACTACATCACCTCGGCCGGTGTCGGCAGCATCCTGACGGCATGCTACGGCGACGAGAACAATGGCTGGACCTCGTACGACAGCAACGCCTGCTCGCTGCTTCCGCGTGACAGTTCAGGCACGATCACCGGTGCCATCGACACGCTGGCCAACTCGGGCGGCGTGAAGACGGACGGCATCGACTTCGACGCCCAGTACTCGATCCCGCTGGCATTCGGTGCGAACAATGCGAGCAAGCTGAACCTGCGTCTCGCCGGCACGTACCTGATGAACTGGACGTTCCACCCGCTCGCATCGATCCCGGACATTGTCTACAATTGCGCGGGCAAGTTCGGCCTGAACTGCGGCAACGTCTACGCATCGTGGCGTCTCAATGGCCGTGCCACCTGGCAAACCGATGGCTACGGTCTCTCGCTGGCCTGGCGCCATCTCTCGTCGGTCAAGGACGACGACGACTCGACGCCTTACGCAGTCGAGAGGATCAAGGCCTACGACTACTTCGACCTGACCGCGACGATCGACGTCGCCAAGCGGTTCACCTGGTCGATCGGCATGAACAACATGTTCGACAAGAAGCCGCCGATCCTCGGCGACAACCAGGAACAGTCGAACACTTACCCCACGACCTACGACGTCTATGGCCGCACGTTCTTCACGAGCATCAAGATGGACTTCTGA
- the rpsF gene encoding 30S ribosomal protein S6, whose protein sequence is MALYEHVFLARQDLSQAQVDALAAAATEIVESNQGKVTKTETWGLKNLAYKIKRNRKAHFVMLNIEASGDVVAELERQTQINEDIIRYVTIRVDEHEAGPSVMMRKTDRERSRRREREGN, encoded by the coding sequence GTGGCTCTTTATGAGCACGTGTTCCTGGCACGCCAGGACCTCAGCCAGGCGCAAGTCGACGCGCTTGCCGCCGCCGCCACCGAGATCGTCGAGTCGAACCAGGGCAAGGTCACCAAGACCGAGACCTGGGGCCTCAAGAATCTCGCGTACAAGATCAAGCGCAACCGCAAGGCGCACTTCGTGATGCTGAACATCGAAGCTTCGGGCGACGTCGTCGCCGAGCTCGAGCGTCAGACCCAGATCAACGAAGACATCATCCGCTATGTGACCATTCGCGTCGACGAGCACGAAGCTGGTCCGTCGGTCATGATGCGCAAGACCGACCGCGAGCGTAGCCGCCGTCGCGAACGTGAAGGGAACTGA
- the rpsR gene encoding 30S ribosomal protein S18: MARAFFRRRKSCPFSGKNAPVIDYKDVRLLQGFMSERGKIVPSRITAVSAKKQRELSQAIKRARHIGLLPFIVK; encoded by the coding sequence ATGGCACGTGCATTCTTCCGTCGCCGCAAGTCGTGCCCCTTCTCGGGCAAGAACGCCCCGGTCATCGACTACAAGGACGTCCGTCTGCTCCAGGGCTTCATGTCCGAGCGTGGCAAGATCGTTCCGAGCCGCATCACCGCGGTTTCCGCAAAGAAGCAGCGTGAGCTGAGCCAGGCGATCAAGCGCGCCCGGCACATCGGCCTCCTGCCCTTCATCGTCAAGTAA
- a CDS encoding DUF3857 domain-containing protein encodes MSVPHPAFAGETILYQPSPAWVKIAALPPVTGASPATDAPPFSVFDSQQKVEGGQVWRYLDTAMRITSAEMLAQFSTVGAQWSPDQGDLIIHEIAIIRDGETIDLVKGGMKLDVLRREEMLEQRQLNGVLSATAAIQGLRVGDTFRLRYSITQHDKVLGERVQSVVGLPARPLRIGSARLRAIWPVAENAKWQVLAKDVSATPVRRGDTMELELPLPLAKQPEMPADAPARFRPLTVFEFSTFKDWADVSRTFAPLYAARGLIADGTPLAAEADRIAAASTDPLTRTQAALQLVQDKVRYLAVSMNGGNYTPQKPEETWQLRYGDCKAKTLLLLALLDRLGIEAEAVTANASGGAFDLPRHLPSAAVFDHVLVRAKLAGQNLWLDGTGIGARIEDIHDTPDLGYVLPLRSGGAEPELIETHANARPTLEMAIDYDESTSLDLPAVITARITMHGPSALGTGLAVNTLDAEQRNEMVRGQLTNLLGEGLYTDVAIETSTETATTVLKGRGILTTGWSPRDRLMQRRVRSLLGNFAFAPDRARAEWREIPVATQQPFSVVYHVTVKLPDAGKGYTLEGTPSFDTSVGGAHFAGKASLAGGVFTYDERQDATGMEVPAARISADRALLAKAQAQIPQVLAPAEATRRWDLSSAASSSTQMAGINAVFAKTMAVMEPEAQPWLARASLRRGIGDYKGARDDLTRAITLSDDADSYFDRARTNRALGDRVAAMADARKAQELDPSSDPAADLVATLLIEDGKTDDARSLLDEKIALGGDGKRFWEMAKVEKIGLYADPTEALSMLDTLMTQRPQSPDLLNLACWIRGMRGIDVEAAVRQCSSAVELAASPTGPLDSRAVVWFRLGRFDDALHDLDAVIREAPTQAESRYMRGVVLAHLGRASESKSEIALARRLDPGVDALYTKLGITP; translated from the coding sequence ATGTCTGTTCCGCATCCGGCTTTCGCCGGCGAGACGATCCTGTACCAACCCTCGCCAGCGTGGGTGAAGATCGCCGCGCTTCCCCCTGTCACGGGCGCTTCGCCCGCCACCGACGCGCCGCCGTTCTCCGTGTTCGATTCGCAGCAGAAGGTCGAGGGCGGGCAGGTCTGGCGCTATCTCGACACCGCCATGCGGATCACCTCGGCGGAAATGCTGGCCCAGTTCTCGACCGTGGGCGCACAGTGGTCTCCCGATCAGGGCGATCTCATCATCCACGAGATTGCCATCATCCGCGACGGCGAGACGATCGACCTCGTCAAGGGCGGCATGAAGCTGGACGTGCTGCGGCGCGAGGAAATGCTGGAACAGCGCCAGCTCAACGGCGTGCTGAGCGCAACCGCGGCGATTCAGGGCCTGCGCGTGGGGGATACCTTCCGCCTGCGCTATTCGATCACCCAGCACGACAAGGTGCTGGGCGAAAGGGTGCAGAGCGTCGTCGGCCTGCCCGCGCGGCCGCTGCGAATCGGCTCGGCCCGCCTGCGTGCGATCTGGCCGGTTGCCGAAAATGCAAAGTGGCAGGTGCTGGCCAAGGACGTTTCCGCCACCCCGGTGCGCCGGGGCGACACGATGGAACTCGAACTGCCCCTGCCGCTCGCCAAGCAGCCGGAAATGCCCGCTGACGCGCCCGCCCGCTTCCGCCCGCTGACCGTGTTCGAATTCTCCACCTTCAAGGACTGGGCCGACGTTTCGCGCACTTTCGCCCCGCTCTACGCAGCCAGGGGCCTGATCGCGGACGGCACCCCGCTCGCGGCAGAGGCAGACCGCATCGCCGCCGCTTCCACCGATCCGCTCACCCGCACGCAAGCTGCGCTGCAACTGGTGCAGGACAAGGTGCGCTATCTCGCCGTGTCGATGAACGGCGGCAACTATACGCCGCAGAAGCCAGAGGAAACCTGGCAACTGCGGTATGGCGACTGCAAGGCCAAGACCCTGTTGCTGCTGGCCCTGCTGGACCGGCTGGGAATCGAAGCCGAAGCGGTCACCGCCAATGCCAGCGGCGGTGCCTTCGACCTGCCGCGCCACCTCCCCAGCGCCGCCGTGTTCGACCATGTGCTGGTCCGCGCAAAACTGGCCGGGCAGAACCTCTGGCTCGACGGCACCGGCATCGGCGCGCGGATCGAGGACATCCATGACACGCCCGACCTCGGCTACGTCCTGCCGCTGCGCAGCGGCGGCGCCGAACCGGAACTGATCGAGACACACGCCAACGCCCGCCCGACGCTGGAAATGGCCATCGATTACGACGAAAGCACCAGCCTCGACCTGCCGGCAGTGATCACCGCCAGGATCACCATGCACGGGCCGAGCGCACTCGGCACCGGCCTTGCGGTCAATACACTCGACGCCGAGCAACGCAACGAGATGGTGCGCGGACAACTCACGAACCTGCTCGGTGAAGGTCTGTACACCGACGTCGCCATCGAAACCTCGACCGAGACGGCCACCACCGTACTGAAAGGCCGCGGCATCCTCACCACGGGATGGAGCCCGCGCGACCGCTTGATGCAGCGCCGGGTGCGAAGCCTGCTTGGGAACTTCGCTTTTGCGCCGGACCGCGCCCGCGCCGAGTGGCGCGAGATCCCGGTCGCCACGCAGCAACCGTTCAGCGTCGTCTACCACGTGACGGTCAAGCTGCCCGACGCCGGCAAGGGGTACACGCTGGAAGGCACGCCGAGTTTCGACACCTCCGTCGGCGGGGCGCACTTCGCCGGCAAGGCCAGTCTTGCCGGCGGTGTGTTCACTTATGACGAGCGGCAGGACGCCACCGGCATGGAAGTGCCTGCCGCCCGCATCAGTGCCGACCGCGCCCTGCTTGCCAAGGCACAGGCGCAGATACCGCAAGTGCTCGCCCCCGCCGAAGCCACGCGCCGGTGGGATCTTTCAAGCGCCGCCAGCAGCTCCACGCAAATGGCCGGGATCAACGCCGTTTTCGCCAAGACCATGGCCGTCATGGAACCCGAAGCGCAGCCGTGGCTCGCCAGGGCCAGCCTGAGGCGCGGCATCGGTGACTATAAGGGCGCCCGCGACGACCTGACCCGCGCGATCACGCTTTCCGACGACGCCGATTCCTACTTCGACCGCGCCCGCACCAACCGGGCGCTTGGCGACCGGGTCGCGGCGATGGCCGATGCCCGCAAGGCACAAGAACTCGATCCTTCCTCGGATCCGGCAGCCGATCTCGTCGCAACCCTGCTGATCGAGGACGGCAAGACCGACGACGCCCGCAGCCTGCTGGATGAAAAGATCGCGCTCGGCGGCGACGGGAAGCGTTTCTGGGAAATGGCCAAGGTCGAGAAGATCGGCCTTTACGCCGATCCGACCGAAGCGCTGTCGATGCTCGACACACTCATGACCCAGCGACCCCAGAGCCCGGACCTGCTCAACCTCGCCTGCTGGATCAGAGGCATGCGCGGGATCGACGTGGAAGCCGCCGTGCGCCAGTGCTCAAGCGCGGTGGAACTTGCAGCCAGTCCGACAGGCCCGCTCGACAGCCGCGCCGTCGTATGGTTCCGCCTCGGCCGCTTTGACGATGCCCTCCACGATCTCGACGCGGTCATTCGTGAAGCGCCTACTCAGGCAGAAAGCCGCTACATGCGCGGCGTTGTCCTTGCTCACCTCGGCCGCGCCTCGGAAAGCAAGAGCGAGATCGCCCTCGCCCGCCGTCTCGACCCGGGGGTCGACGCCCTCTACACGAAGCTCGGCATCACGCCCTGA
- a CDS encoding polyhydroxyalkanoate depolymerase has translation MLYQAYQAFSDLLELPRWAARKTVAMRDDYFGGAHEMPWMRRFFALAETFEKATITHKRPAYGITSVMTGNREVPVREEIVVDMPFGNLLHFAKDDVAVPQPKMLVVAPLSGHYSTLLRDTVVTLLRDHDVYITDWKNARDIPLSAGDFGFDDFIDYVIHFLQDLGDPAERRGAHVLAVCQPCVPVLAAVALMAQDDDPCQPRSMTLMGGPIDTRESPTTVNELATEHPFAWFEDQMIHEVPWRHKGGGRKVYPGFIQLTAFMSMNMGRHFGQFRKLYQSLADDRKADAEKIETFYEEYLAVLDLTAEFYLETIDKVFQRALLAKGELEHRGRKVDCGAIRKTALLTVEGERDDICAVGQTAAAHFLCSSLRPHLKRHHLQPGVGHYGLFAGSRWENQVYPQVHNLVLAVN, from the coding sequence ATGCTCTACCAGGCGTACCAGGCTTTTTCGGACCTGCTGGAACTACCGCGCTGGGCCGCTCGCAAGACCGTGGCCATGCGGGACGATTATTTCGGCGGCGCCCACGAAATGCCCTGGATGCGTCGCTTCTTCGCGCTTGCCGAAACGTTCGAGAAAGCCACGATCACACACAAGCGCCCGGCTTACGGCATCACCTCGGTGATGACCGGAAACCGCGAGGTCCCGGTGCGCGAGGAAATCGTGGTCGACATGCCTTTCGGCAATCTTCTGCACTTCGCGAAAGACGATGTTGCAGTGCCGCAACCCAAGATGCTGGTCGTGGCGCCCTTGTCCGGTCACTACTCGACCTTGCTGCGCGACACCGTAGTCACGCTGCTGCGCGATCACGACGTCTACATCACCGACTGGAAGAACGCCCGCGACATTCCGCTCAGCGCCGGCGATTTCGGGTTTGACGATTTCATCGACTACGTGATCCATTTCCTGCAGGATCTCGGCGATCCAGCGGAACGGCGCGGCGCCCACGTGCTTGCGGTCTGCCAGCCCTGCGTGCCGGTGCTGGCGGCCGTGGCGCTGATGGCGCAGGACGACGATCCCTGCCAGCCACGCTCCATGACACTCATGGGCGGCCCGATCGACACCCGTGAAAGCCCGACGACCGTCAACGAACTGGCGACCGAGCATCCCTTCGCCTGGTTCGAGGACCAGATGATTCACGAAGTGCCGTGGCGCCACAAGGGCGGCGGCCGCAAGGTCTATCCCGGCTTCATCCAGCTCACCGCCTTCATGTCGATGAACATGGGCCGCCACTTCGGCCAGTTCCGCAAGCTCTACCAATCGCTTGCGGACGACCGGAAGGCCGATGCCGAAAAGATCGAGACGTTCTACGAGGAATATCTCGCCGTGCTCGACCTCACCGCCGAATTCTATCTCGAAACCATCGACAAAGTGTTCCAGCGCGCGCTGCTGGCCAAGGGCGAGCTCGAACACCGGGGCCGCAAGGTGGACTGCGGCGCGATCCGCAAGACCGCGCTGCTCACCGTCGAGGGCGAACGCGACGATATCTGCGCCGTCGGCCAGACGGCCGCAGCCCACTTCCTCTGCTCCAGCCTGCGCCCGCACCTGAAACGCCACCATCTGCAACCCGGTGTAGGCCATTACGGGCTGTTCGCCGGATCACGCTGGGAAAACCAGGTCTATCCGCAAGTCCACAACCTGGTCCTCGCGGTGAACTGA
- a CDS encoding cupin-like domain-containing protein — protein MTVAGGNEKLDAALRAMGLGGLDAPRPYTGGPCASAPPVGLPDAVTAARRDWILQVQERQRGLSMQASALMRCRDLPGQAFLDHFYAPSRPVVIEGAIADWPALASWTPDYLVRKVGSAQVEYQGGREGAEDFELAKDRHKRRMAFDAFMAMIADGAGNDAYITAYNSATNASAFAPLMADVAPVSAYLTPAPGMLWVGPAGTFTPLHFDLTNNLLIQITGRKHVRMVPPSQTRLLYNHRHVFSAVHDLDDPARLAAYPLAQQVASYDVTLEPGDMLYIPIGWWHQVRSLEFSVMMTCTNFLWPNLGHEEFPEG, from the coding sequence ATGACTGTGGCAGGTGGGAACGAAAAGCTGGATGCGGCGCTGCGAGCCATGGGCCTGGGAGGGCTTGATGCACCGCGCCCTTACACCGGCGGGCCATGTGCGTCCGCGCCGCCTGTTGGCCTGCCCGACGCGGTGACGGCGGCGCGCCGGGACTGGATCCTGCAGGTGCAGGAGCGCCAGCGCGGTCTATCCATGCAGGCGAGCGCGCTGATGCGTTGCCGCGATCTGCCTGGGCAGGCCTTCCTCGACCATTTCTATGCCCCGTCGCGTCCGGTGGTGATCGAGGGGGCGATAGCCGACTGGCCGGCTTTGGCCAGTTGGACGCCGGACTATCTCGTCCGCAAGGTCGGCAGCGCGCAGGTCGAGTATCAGGGCGGGCGGGAAGGCGCGGAGGACTTCGAACTCGCCAAGGATCGCCACAAGCGGCGCATGGCATTCGATGCTTTCATGGCGATGATCGCCGATGGCGCGGGCAACGATGCCTACATCACGGCATATAACAGCGCGACCAATGCCTCGGCCTTTGCGCCGCTGATGGCCGATGTGGCGCCGGTCTCGGCCTATCTGACCCCAGCGCCCGGAATGCTCTGGGTCGGGCCGGCCGGCACGTTCACCCCGCTTCACTTCGATCTGACCAACAACCTGCTGATCCAGATCACCGGGCGCAAGCATGTGCGCATGGTGCCGCCGTCACAGACACGGCTGCTGTACAACCACCGTCACGTGTTCAGCGCGGTGCACGACCTCGACGATCCTGCGCGCCTTGCTGCCTATCCACTGGCGCAGCAGGTGGCGAGCTATGACGTGACGTTGGAGCCGGGGGACATGCTCTACATCCCGATCGGCTGGTGGCATCAGGTGCGTTCGCTGGAGTTCAGCGTGATGATGACTTGCACGAACTTCCTCTGGCCGAACCTGGGGCACGAGGAGTTTCCGGAAGGATAG